From Hemiscyllium ocellatum isolate sHemOce1 chromosome 40, sHemOce1.pat.X.cur, whole genome shotgun sequence, one genomic window encodes:
- the LOC132834538 gene encoding cystatin-B-like, translating into MASQVPGGVSDVAAVTTEIQAIVQCLKCSVVEKLKRPLHVYQAISYRSQVVAGTNYFIKVVVGDANEYIHMRVFEPLPSSDEKLSLSDIQTNKKLFDELEAF; encoded by the exons ATGGCATCACAAGTACCTGGTGGTGTATCTGATGTTGCAGCTGTCACTACTGAGATCCAGGCTATTGTCCAGTGT TTGAAATGCTCAGTTGTGGAAAAGTTGAAACGCCCTCTGCATGTTTATCAGGCAATCTCTTATCGCTCACAAGTGGTTGCTGGAACAAATTACTTCATCAAG GTTGTGGTTGGGGATGCCAATGAGTACATCCACATGCGGGTGTTCGAGCCACTGCCCTCTTCTGATGAGAAACTATCACTGTCGGATATCCAAACCAACAAGAAGCTGTTTGATGAACTCGAGGCCTTCTAG